A portion of the Candidatus Atribacteria bacterium genome contains these proteins:
- a CDS encoding nucleotidyltransferase family protein, with amino-acid sequence MIYGIILAAGEGKRMGKVKLTLPLGDKQLIEWVLQAAKLAPLDKYFLVLRPEDKEMIKIGESWGAEIVLNPDFRKGMSTSIKKALLKIDIQEVEGFFLILGDQPLITSKVINQLIKSFSPGKAEIVVPYFKDKRGNPVLFDIYWKDELMAVTGDVGGRVLIKAHPEKVKRVNIPDETILFDIDQEEDYLKAQRYLKLLDNRREN; translated from the coding sequence ATGATCTACGGAATCATTTTAGCGGCAGGTGAAGGTAAAAGGATGGGCAAAGTAAAACTAACTCTTCCCTTAGGTGATAAGCAACTGATAGAATGGGTGTTGCAAGCAGCAAAATTAGCTCCTTTAGATAAATATTTTTTGGTGCTCCGCCCGGAAGATAAAGAGATGATCAAGATAGGTGAAAGCTGGGGAGCTGAAATTGTGCTTAATCCTGATTTTCGTAAAGGAATGAGTACTTCAATTAAGAAGGCTTTGCTAAAAATAGACATTCAGGAAGTAGAAGGATTTTTTCTAATTTTAGGAGATCAACCCTTAATTACTTCTAAAGTTATAAATCAATTAATAAAATCTTTTTCTCCGGGCAAAGCAGAAATAGTGGTACCTTATTTTAAGGATAAGCGAGGTAATCCGGTTCTTTTTGATATTTACTGGAAAGATGAATTAATGGCGGTAACTGGTGATGTAGGAGGGAGAGTGTTAATTAAAGCCCATCCCGAAAAGGTAAAAAGAGTAAATATTCCAGATGAAACAATTTTATTTGATATTGATCAAGAAGAAGATTATTTAAAAGCCCAGAGGTATTTAAAATTATTAGATAATAGAAGGGAAAATTGA
- a CDS encoding class I SAM-dependent methyltransferase — MDKEKVKLRNEKETLLIPLYCKYLESQKDSPIIKDEKAIEMVNSIEYDYEQLQIPKQTYVTICLRVKQFDNYVNNFLMAEPDSIVIHLGCGLDNRFKRVDNNAVEWYDLDFPEVIELRKHFYQETERYHFISSPVMELNWLDSINAKNKWVIILAEGLFMYLKEEEVKLLFQSFQNKFSINTIIFDSYSALTAKSIKNHPSIKKTGAVIRWGIDNAKDIESWGNKIYLKEEWYFTQSDEINKLDIGYRILFKLMSLFPMARKAHRILVFQIGDIK; from the coding sequence ATGGATAAAGAAAAAGTAAAGCTTCGGAATGAAAAAGAGACTCTATTGATACCGCTTTATTGCAAGTATCTAGAAAGCCAAAAAGATTCGCCGATTATCAAAGATGAAAAAGCAATCGAAATGGTCAATAGTATTGAATATGATTATGAACAATTACAAATTCCCAAACAAACCTATGTTACAATCTGTCTGAGAGTAAAACAATTTGATAATTATGTTAATAATTTCTTAATGGCTGAACCTGATAGTATTGTTATTCATTTAGGATGTGGTCTTGATAACCGATTTAAGCGGGTTGATAATAATGCAGTTGAATGGTATGACTTGGATTTTCCGGAAGTAATCGAATTACGGAAGCATTTTTATCAGGAGACAGAAAGATATCATTTTATTTCATCACCGGTTATGGAATTGAATTGGTTAGACAGCATAAATGCTAAAAATAAATGGGTAATCATTCTGGCAGAAGGTTTATTCATGTACCTGAAAGAAGAGGAGGTAAAATTATTATTTCAAAGTTTCCAAAATAAATTTTCCATTAATACTATTATTTTTGATAGTTATAGTGCGCTTACAGCAAAAAGCATAAAAAACCATCCCTCAATTAAAAAAACGGGTGCAGTTATTCGTTGGGGAATTGATAACGCAAAGGATATCGAATCATGGGGCAATAAAATATATCTCAAAGAGGAATGGTATTTCACGCAATCTGATGAGATCAACAAATTGGATATCGGTTACAGAATTCTATTTAAATTAATGAGTTTATTTCCGATGGCACGAAAAGCACATCGCATATTAGTATTTCAAATCGGAGATATTAAATGA
- a CDS encoding (2Fe-2S)-binding protein, translating into MEEYRIELTVNDEKIIGTAKAEESLLKFLRRHGFSEVKCGCEKGECGTCTVILDKKAIKSCITLALRADHKEVWTVKGMEKLELGRKLQESFVNHGAIQCGFCTPGMILTAKDYLDKNPLPNREEIKKAISGNLCRCTGYKKIVDAIYDVAGENHKLGGDIDV; encoded by the coding sequence ATGGAAGAATATAGAATAGAACTAACCGTAAACGATGAAAAAATAATTGGAACCGCCAAGGCTGAAGAATCTCTGTTAAAATTTTTACGCAGACATGGTTTTAGTGAAGTAAAATGCGGCTGTGAAAAAGGAGAATGCGGTACTTGTACGGTTATTCTGGATAAAAAAGCTATTAAATCCTGTATTACCTTAGCTCTCCGGGCTGACCACAAAGAAGTATGGACCGTGAAAGGTATGGAAAAATTAGAATTAGGGAGAAAATTACAGGAAAGTTTTGTTAATCACGGGGCCATACAATGTGGTTTTTGTACCCCGGGAATGATTCTTACTGCTAAAGATTATTTGGATAAAAATCCACTTCCCAATAGAGAGGAAATTAAAAAAGCAATATCTGGAAATCTATGCAGATGTACCGGATATAAGAAGATTGTTGATGCCATTTACGATGTGGCGGGAGAGAATCATAAATTGGGAGGTGATATCGATGTCTGA
- a CDS encoding ATP-binding protein translates to MGAMKERILYQKIWQKLSSYKNMVFLSGPRQSGKTTFAKIIARDFKNQVYFNWDDIPSKRTLIRDPYFFEKVDRMDESIPLVIFDEIHKYSNWKNYLKGVYDRFAEEYKILVTGSGRLDLYQEGGDSLAGRYMKFHLLPFTYSELINKQNSITDFISNPFHFQEDNQTDYGLWDDLFELSGFPEPFLKGEKDFYRLWSNNYQHQLIREDIRDLTQIKKFDSLEILYSLLPLKVGNPLSLSSLNSDVQVSVDSVKTWLEVFEIHYLIFRISPWTHKISRAIKKEKKVYLFDYAQINDRSIRFENMIGLELYRAIFNWNDLGLGYFSLHYIRNKEKEEVDFLICKDHYPILLIECKLSDENISNSLIKFQNTLNIPAIQLVNKPHVGRMVTNQKNKSLIISAPRWLSFLP, encoded by the coding sequence ATGGGTGCTATGAAAGAGAGAATACTTTATCAGAAAATATGGCAAAAGCTATCATCTTATAAAAATATGGTATTTTTGTCCGGTCCCAGGCAAAGCGGAAAAACGACCTTTGCAAAGATAATTGCCAGAGATTTTAAAAATCAAGTTTACTTTAATTGGGATGATATTCCTAGCAAGAGAACATTGATACGGGATCCTTACTTCTTTGAGAAAGTCGACCGGATGGATGAATCGATTCCTTTGGTTATTTTTGATGAAATTCATAAATACAGCAATTGGAAGAATTACCTCAAGGGAGTTTATGACAGATTTGCTGAAGAATATAAGATTCTTGTCACCGGTAGCGGTAGATTAGATTTGTATCAAGAAGGTGGAGATTCCCTGGCTGGCAGATATATGAAATTTCATCTATTGCCTTTTACCTATTCAGAATTGATAAATAAACAAAACTCGATAACGGATTTCATAAGCAATCCCTTTCATTTTCAAGAGGATAATCAAACGGACTATGGTCTGTGGGATGATCTTTTTGAACTTAGTGGATTCCCTGAACCGTTTTTGAAAGGGGAAAAGGATTTTTACCGATTATGGTCAAACAATTATCAGCACCAGTTAATTCGGGAAGATATTCGAGATTTAACTCAAATCAAAAAGTTTGATTCCCTGGAAATTTTGTATTCCCTCTTACCGCTAAAGGTAGGTAATCCTCTTTCTTTAAGTTCATTAAATTCAGATGTCCAAGTATCTGTGGACAGTGTCAAAACCTGGCTCGAAGTATTTGAGATCCATTATTTGATATTTCGAATATCACCATGGACACATAAAATTTCCCGGGCAATTAAAAAGGAAAAAAAGGTTTATCTTTTTGACTATGCACAAATAAATGATCGAAGTATACGTTTTGAGAATATGATTGGCTTAGAGTTATACAGGGCAATTTTTAATTGGAACGATTTGGGATTAGGATATTTTTCCCTGCATTATATTCGCAATAAAGAAAAAGAAGAAGTTGATTTTCTTATTTGTAAAGATCATTATCCTATATTGCTGATTGAATGTAAATTATCAGATGAAAATATCTCCAATAGCTTGATTAAATTTCAGAATACGCTCAATATACCTGCAATTCAGTTGGTAAATAAACCACATGTTGGAAGAATGGTAACCAATCAAAAAAATAAGAGTTTAATTATATCTGCTCCCAGGTGGTTATCCTTTTTGCCGTGA
- the yqeC gene encoding putative selenium-dependent hydroxylase accessory protein YqeC: MLISEALDLKEKAFISLVGAGGKSTLFNRLAEELLLKNKRMILTATTKMFTWQLAPFIKKGKLVEGHDEESIRKLVKQYFSMKSKNGKLVVIGEKIEDNGEEKVSGPPPDWLDKGWKDKLADYFLVEADGAAGRPVKAPASHEPVIPLSTTDLIGVIGLDALGLSLREESVFRSEIFSQLTGVKLGERIGMEALSLLICHPEGLFKGTPPGCRRHLFINKVENSKDLKKAEELTFQVLKICHRKISNIIIGAANQKEVVAEVIREEKTP, encoded by the coding sequence ATGTTAATCAGTGAGGCGTTAGATCTAAAAGAAAAGGCCTTTATATCTTTAGTAGGAGCCGGAGGGAAGAGCACCCTTTTTAATCGATTAGCCGAAGAGCTGCTTCTTAAAAATAAGCGGATGATCCTAACTGCTACTACTAAGATGTTTACCTGGCAGTTGGCTCCTTTTATAAAAAAGGGCAAATTAGTTGAAGGCCACGACGAAGAGTCCATTCGGAAATTGGTTAAACAATACTTTTCTATGAAAAGTAAAAACGGTAAATTGGTAGTTATTGGAGAGAAGATCGAGGATAATGGAGAGGAAAAAGTATCCGGTCCGCCCCCTGACTGGTTGGATAAAGGGTGGAAGGATAAGTTGGCCGATTATTTCTTGGTAGAAGCTGATGGGGCAGCGGGGAGACCGGTAAAAGCCCCGGCGTCTCACGAACCGGTCATTCCTTTATCGACTACAGATTTAATCGGAGTGATTGGTCTTGATGCCCTGGGTCTTTCTTTGAGGGAAGAAAGTGTTTTTCGTTCTGAAATTTTCTCTCAGCTGACCGGAGTAAAATTGGGAGAAAGGATTGGGATGGAAGCTTTATCTCTTTTAATCTGCCATCCCGAAGGTTTATTTAAAGGAACCCCTCCGGGTTGCCGCCGCCATCTTTTTATTAATAAAGTAGAAAACTCTAAAGATCTAAAAAAGGCAGAAGAATTGACTTTCCAGGTTTTAAAAATCTGTCATCGAAAAATAAGTAATATAATCATTGGAGCAGCGAATCAGAAGGAAGTGGTAGCTGAAGTGATCAGAGAGGAAAAAACGCCATGA
- a CDS encoding xanthine dehydrogenase family protein molybdopterin-binding subunit, with amino-acid sequence MPFTMWRERIINWEVISMSEFKIVGKPIPRHDAWSKVTGDLKYADDFTMPGMLFAKVLRSKYPAAKIISIDTGKAEQLDGVRAVLTAKDVPHNETVTKFGQSTEVGKGFEGLYRVLAEKKVRFMGEAVALVAAETEEIAEEALDLIEVKYEPLTGVFDPLEAIKPGAYLVGESKSNIIGEFGCQQGDLEKGFAQADVIIEDTYKVPFVDHAYLEPEAGISWIDDYGILIIRVSTQVIEHFRDVADVLGLPHNKVRYIGTMMGGGFGGKEDITVETYLALLTWKTKKPVRLVYTREESILCHSKRHPLVMKYKVGAKKDGKLIALDADLISDAGAYPYLSPWVTLYATVNAAGPYCIPNVKVRAHCVLTNNTFTSANRGFGAPQPNFAYESIMDELSHKLNIDPLEIRRRNCLTTGKALATTGQVFKTYVALPEVAEKAWKALGESTECKKDEGRKIGRGLAIGLMSYGRMTFLHDSSRCYVRLESDGSILIRSGIPDLGGGQISLLCQIVAEELGVPTSRVKIYHSDTALTPLAGTTTATRQTYMSGNATLKAAREIRNRILNKAAEILNVNQDKLDLINEKVIVNYDPSQYVPLVKVIQVCNADGIELFCEAQFNAPSTMVPDLSNIRGMTFPDFTFGAQAVEIAVDTETGQVEILKLVTCYDVGKAINPLSVEGQMEGGSIYGMGYALTEEVIMEKGMTMTPSFAEYIIPTAADVPDVKAILVESGGGLGPYGAKGIGEPSCSIIAPAILNAIYDAVGVRIKSLPATPEKIIRALKSDYFRK; translated from the coding sequence ATGCCATTTACGATGTGGCGGGAGAGAATCATAAATTGGGAGGTGATATCGATGTCTGAATTTAAGATAGTTGGTAAACCCATACCCCGGCATGATGCCTGGTCAAAAGTAACCGGAGACCTTAAATACGCTGACGATTTTACTATGCCCGGAATGTTATTTGCCAAAGTTCTTCGCAGCAAATATCCGGCAGCTAAAATTATTTCTATAGATACTGGTAAAGCAGAGCAATTAGATGGCGTAAGAGCTGTTTTAACCGCTAAAGATGTTCCTCACAATGAAACAGTAACCAAGTTTGGTCAGAGCACGGAAGTTGGTAAAGGATTTGAAGGTTTATACCGGGTTTTAGCCGAGAAAAAAGTCAGATTTATGGGAGAAGCAGTTGCTCTGGTTGCTGCCGAGACAGAGGAAATTGCCGAGGAAGCCTTGGATCTAATTGAGGTAAAGTATGAACCCCTCACCGGGGTTTTTGATCCTTTAGAGGCCATAAAGCCGGGTGCTTATCTGGTGGGAGAAAGCAAGTCCAATATCATAGGCGAATTTGGCTGCCAGCAAGGTGACCTGGAAAAAGGTTTTGCCCAGGCAGATGTAATAATTGAAGATACCTATAAGGTGCCTTTTGTTGACCATGCTTATTTAGAACCAGAAGCGGGCATTTCCTGGATAGATGATTATGGAATACTTATAATCCGGGTAAGTACCCAAGTAATAGAGCACTTTAGAGATGTAGCTGATGTATTGGGTTTGCCCCATAATAAAGTCCGATATATAGGGACTATGATGGGCGGAGGTTTTGGCGGTAAAGAAGATATTACCGTGGAAACTTATTTGGCTCTGCTTACCTGGAAGACTAAGAAACCGGTAAGATTAGTTTATACCCGCGAAGAATCTATCTTGTGCCATAGCAAAAGACATCCTTTAGTGATGAAGTATAAAGTTGGCGCGAAAAAAGATGGTAAGCTTATCGCTTTAGATGCGGACTTAATATCTGATGCCGGCGCCTATCCTTACTTAAGTCCCTGGGTCACTTTATACGCAACGGTTAATGCAGCCGGTCCTTATTGTATTCCCAATGTGAAAGTCAGAGCTCATTGTGTATTAACTAACAATACTTTTACCAGTGCTAACAGAGGATTTGGAGCCCCCCAACCTAATTTTGCTTATGAAAGCATTATGGATGAATTATCTCATAAACTGAATATAGACCCTCTGGAAATCAGGCGTAGAAATTGCCTTACTACCGGAAAAGCTTTGGCGACAACCGGTCAGGTCTTCAAGACCTATGTTGCTCTTCCGGAAGTTGCCGAAAAAGCCTGGAAAGCTCTGGGAGAGTCTACTGAATGTAAAAAAGATGAAGGCAGAAAAATAGGACGAGGATTAGCAATTGGGTTGATGAGCTATGGCCGGATGACCTTTCTTCATGACTCTTCCCGCTGCTACGTAAGGTTGGAGTCAGACGGGAGTATATTGATTAGATCCGGGATACCTGATTTAGGAGGGGGGCAGATTTCTTTACTCTGTCAGATTGTTGCTGAAGAACTGGGAGTGCCTACGTCCCGGGTAAAGATTTACCATAGCGATACCGCATTGACCCCTCTTGCCGGAACCACCACTGCTACTCGACAGACCTATATGTCCGGGAATGCAACTCTTAAAGCTGCCCGAGAAATAAGAAACAGAATTTTGAATAAAGCTGCGGAAATATTAAATGTTAATCAAGATAAATTAGATCTTATTAATGAAAAAGTTATAGTTAACTATGATCCCTCGCAATATGTTCCTTTAGTAAAAGTGATACAGGTTTGCAATGCGGATGGAATAGAGTTGTTTTGTGAAGCCCAATTTAATGCCCCCTCTACCATGGTGCCTGACTTATCTAATATAAGAGGGATGACCTTTCCTGATTTTACTTTCGGAGCCCAGGCAGTAGAAATAGCTGTGGATACGGAAACCGGGCAGGTTGAAATCTTAAAACTTGTAACCTGTTATGATGTGGGAAAAGCTATTAATCCTTTAAGTGTAGAAGGCCAGATGGAGGGTGGTTCTATCTATGGAATGGGCTATGCCCTGACCGAAGAGGTTATTATGGAAAAGGGAATGACCATGACCCCCTCTTTTGCTGAGTATATTATTCCTACAGCGGCTGATGTGCCTGATGTAAAGGCGATTCTGGTAGAATCAGGCGGAGGATTAGGTCCTTACGGAGCTAAAGGAATCGGTGAGCCTTCCTGCAGTATAATTGCTCCGGCTATCTTGAATGCTATTTATGATGCAGTTGGTGTGAGAATTAAGAGTTTACCGGCAACTCCGGAGAAAATAATAAGGGCTTTAAAGAGTGATTATTTTAGGAAATAG
- a CDS encoding EF2563 family selenium-dependent molybdenum hydroxylase system protein — protein sequence MNLDNILIVIRGGGDLATGVAVRLFRAGFPVMILEIERPTVIRLPVSFARAVYEGKAMVEEIEAVLIPSWEKAKDAIKQGKIPVLIDPKGSCIKKLFPTVLVDAILAKRNLGTRKDQAPLVIGLGPGFTAEEDVDVVIETKRGHYLGRVYYQGQAIPDTGVPGEVGGESNRRLLRAPVEGKIVPLHQIGDLIKSGEIIAEVEGVPLKAEISGVLRGLIHSQSKVTKGMKVGDIDPRGIRDYCFTVSDKARSLGGAVLEAICAYLNKK from the coding sequence TTGAATTTGGATAATATATTGATAGTTATTCGCGGCGGAGGAGATCTGGCCACCGGGGTGGCTGTAAGGCTTTTTCGAGCTGGATTTCCGGTAATGATTTTAGAAATAGAACGTCCTACCGTCATCCGTCTTCCCGTTTCTTTTGCTCGGGCAGTTTATGAGGGTAAGGCTATGGTAGAAGAGATAGAAGCTGTTTTAATTCCTTCCTGGGAAAAAGCGAAAGATGCTATTAAGCAGGGAAAGATCCCGGTTTTAATAGATCCGAAAGGAAGTTGTATTAAAAAACTTTTCCCTACTGTTTTAGTGGATGCTATTTTGGCCAAACGTAATTTAGGAACCAGGAAAGATCAAGCTCCTCTGGTCATCGGATTAGGTCCGGGATTTACCGCAGAGGAGGATGTTGATGTAGTCATAGAAACCAAGCGAGGGCATTACCTGGGGAGAGTTTACTATCAAGGGCAGGCTATACCGGATACCGGTGTGCCCGGAGAAGTAGGGGGAGAATCTAACAGAAGATTACTGCGAGCTCCGGTTGAAGGTAAAATTGTACCATTGCATCAAATAGGAGATTTAATTAAGTCAGGTGAGATCATTGCAGAAGTGGAGGGAGTTCCTTTAAAAGCAGAAATATCTGGTGTTCTGAGGGGATTAATTCATTCTCAAAGTAAGGTTACCAAGGGGATGAAGGTTGGCGACATTGACCCGAGAGGAATTAGAGATTACTGCTTTACCGTTTCCGATAAAGCTCGTTCGTTGGGAGGAGCAGTTTTAGAGGCAATCTGCGCTTATTTAAATAAAAAATAG